A window from Leptolyngbya iicbica LK encodes these proteins:
- a CDS encoding 2Fe-2S iron-sulfur cluster-binding protein, with translation MTRSHRINIHHRDCNQHFTVEVPEDRYILQTAENQGAKLPFACRNGACTTCAVRILSGEVEQPEAMGLSPDLRKKGYALLCVSYPRTDLEVETQDEDEVYELQFGRYFGKGKVRFGLPLDED, from the coding sequence ATGACCCGCTCTCACCGCATCAATATTCATCACCGCGATTGCAATCAGCACTTTACCGTCGAGGTGCCCGAAGATCGCTACATCCTACAAACAGCAGAAAATCAGGGGGCAAAGTTGCCCTTTGCCTGCCGTAATGGCGCTTGTACGACCTGTGCGGTACGGATTTTGTCAGGAGAAGTTGAACAACCGGAAGCGATGGGCCTCTCGCCTGACCTGCGGAAAAAAGGCTATGCCTTGCTCTGTGTGAGCTATCCCCGGACTGATTTAGAGGTCGAAACTCAGGACGAAGACGAGGTCTATGAACTGCAGTTTGGTCGCTATTTTGGCAAAGGTAAAGTCCGCTTTGGCTTGCCGCTAGACGAAGATTAA
- a CDS encoding thermonuclease family protein, which produces MFLPILKPRSRLIGIALLAIALVLTGIPPATANLTATVDYAKSGNTLELLFELSPEQPVTAIRLAAIEAPDRDQAPWGSQSRDCLTDLQDQIIQLELVDDQPDTYNRLWAYGWQNRDLINATSLAQGCTYLADPTDQFSPYYQKLLYAQERSRLLGLGIWDPESPLRETAQQFRERSPSP; this is translated from the coding sequence ATGTTTTTACCGATCTTGAAACCGCGATCGCGGCTCATTGGCATCGCGCTTTTAGCGATCGCCCTGGTATTGACTGGCATACCCCCAGCAACAGCCAACTTGACGGCCACCGTTGATTACGCCAAAAGTGGCAACACCCTGGAACTACTGTTTGAGCTCAGCCCGGAACAACCTGTGACCGCAATTCGCTTAGCGGCGATTGAGGCACCTGACCGCGATCAAGCACCTTGGGGCTCCCAATCGCGCGACTGTTTAACCGACTTGCAAGACCAGATTATTCAGCTGGAATTAGTCGATGATCAACCCGATACCTACAACCGGTTGTGGGCTTATGGCTGGCAAAATCGCGATTTAATTAACGCGACTTCTTTAGCTCAAGGGTGTACCTATCTGGCTGATCCCACCGACCAGTTCAGTCCGTATTATCAAAAGTTGCTCTACGCGCAAGAGCGATCGCGCCTGCTGGGGTTAGGCATCTGGGATCCCGAAAGTCCGCTACGAGAAACCGCCCAGCAATTTCGTGAGCGATCGCCTTCCCCTTAA
- a CDS encoding inositol monophosphatase family protein, with protein sequence MTAVSDHDLQRYLEVATEAALAAGAVLQTYWGKLEHIEQKGRPGDLVTEADKAAEAVVLDVLTRHLPDHPILAEESGSLRAASDSPLLWAIDPLDGTTNYTHQYPFSAVSIGLLIDGHPAVGAIFDPFREDLFRAAKGQGATLNRRSIRVSTTDKLANSLLVTGFAYDRHERVDNNYAEFCHLTHLTQGVRRGGAASLDLAYVACGRLDGYWERGLSPWDMAAGVVLVEEAGGHVTAYDETDFDIQSGRILATNGRIHTILSQVLEQVQPLANFQPIAIAEP encoded by the coding sequence ATGACTGCTGTTAGCGATCACGATTTGCAGCGCTACTTAGAAGTCGCGACCGAAGCGGCATTGGCCGCTGGGGCCGTATTGCAAACCTATTGGGGCAAGCTAGAGCACATTGAACAAAAAGGTCGACCGGGCGATCTGGTCACCGAAGCCGACAAAGCGGCAGAAGCCGTCGTACTAGATGTGCTGACCCGACACTTGCCAGATCACCCCATCTTGGCCGAAGAGTCGGGTAGTCTGCGAGCGGCCAGCGACAGTCCCCTGCTTTGGGCCATTGACCCCCTTGATGGCACGACCAACTACACGCACCAGTATCCTTTTTCAGCCGTGTCAATCGGGTTATTGATTGACGGCCATCCCGCAGTCGGGGCCATCTTCGATCCCTTTCGCGAAGATCTCTTTCGAGCTGCCAAAGGGCAAGGCGCTACGCTCAACCGGCGCTCGATTCGCGTATCCACCACCGACAAATTGGCCAATAGCCTGCTCGTGACCGGTTTTGCCTACGATCGCCACGAGCGCGTCGACAATAATTACGCCGAATTTTGTCACCTGACGCACCTGACTCAAGGGGTGAGACGCGGTGGGGCCGCTTCCCTCGATTTAGCTTACGTCGCCTGCGGGCGCCTGGATGGCTATTGGGAACGGGGACTATCGCCTTGGGATATGGCCGCTGGGGTGGTATTGGTCGAAGAAGCGGGCGGACACGTAACCGCCTATGATGAAACTGATTTTGATATTCAATCTGGTCGCATTCTGGCGACAAATGGTCGCATCCACACTATCCTTAGCCAAGTGTTAGAACAGGTGCAACCGCTAGCAAACTTTCAGCCCATTGCGATCGCTGAACCATGA
- a CDS encoding J domain-containing protein: MNIEQGLFQFDLTDYHAILGVALDADAKAIRKRYLKIARKLHPDSMRDNTNEERQKANELLSKMVNPAYESLSQEKVMTEHMIVLRLRGQRLSQDTSINLQSEAAKAIAQSNNASSAYVNSLNSLAETQYETIDQVLDVIGQISELNLAYLMCTSGGSGARAANPATSSTNTATTAPTTAANPSASRKTAAPPPPSPKQQREAIIESYQRRAAEFASKKDYSRAILEMRDAIKSNPTNGQCHAQLATYYLQAGQPKMAKIHLKRALELDPGNTLAQELEPKLNKATGDKGTQSSQAKKSTPSKSKGGLFGLFGGKQK; this comes from the coding sequence ATGAATATAGAGCAAGGGTTATTCCAATTTGACCTCACCGACTATCACGCCATCTTAGGGGTGGCCTTGGATGCTGATGCCAAGGCGATTCGCAAGCGATATCTCAAAATCGCCCGTAAGCTGCACCCCGACAGTATGCGTGACAATACTAATGAAGAGCGGCAAAAGGCGAATGAACTGCTTTCCAAAATGGTTAACCCCGCCTATGAAAGTCTCTCCCAAGAAAAAGTAATGACCGAGCACATGATTGTGTTGCGGCTGCGGGGGCAACGCTTAAGTCAAGATACCTCGATTAATTTACAGTCCGAGGCGGCCAAGGCGATCGCGCAAAGCAATAATGCCAGCTCGGCTTATGTCAATAGCCTGAACTCCCTAGCTGAAACCCAGTACGAAACGATTGATCAAGTGCTGGATGTCATCGGTCAAATTAGCGAGCTGAATTTGGCCTACCTCATGTGTACGTCAGGAGGGAGCGGCGCAAGGGCTGCCAATCCTGCTACTAGCAGCACGAACACCGCTACGACTGCCCCGACAACTGCAGCCAACCCGTCAGCGTCTCGTAAAACTGCGGCACCACCGCCCCCCTCACCTAAACAGCAGCGGGAAGCCATTATTGAAAGCTATCAACGCCGGGCTGCCGAATTTGCCTCTAAAAAAGACTATTCCCGCGCCATTTTGGAAATGCGTGATGCGATCAAGTCAAATCCCACAAATGGGCAATGCCATGCTCAGCTAGCAACTTATTATTTGCAGGCAGGGCAGCCCAAAATGGCCAAGATTCATCTCAAGCGAGCCTTAGAATTAGATCCCGGCAATACCCTGGCACAAGAGTTAGAACCCAAGCTGAATAAGGCCACTGGGGACAAGGGGACGCAAAGCAGTCAGGCGAAAAAGAGTACACCGTCGAAGTCGAAAGGCGGCCTATTTGGCTTGTTTGGAGGAAAGCAAAAATAA
- a CDS encoding ATP phosphoribosyltransferase regulatory subunit has translation MSYQPPSGTRDLLPLDVAQKYWIEARLEAMFQRWGYHRIITSTVESLDTLMAGGAIAQSSVVQLQGDGPERLGLRPELTASIARAAVTRMAQVTYPQRLYYTANVFSRAPKGSQAGQREYYQAGVELLGTSGTLADAETLRLLLSCIKNLQLTDWQLILGNADLTRSLLQAFPERLRDTVRGAIAQLDRITLETLDLPDELRQRALQLMDLRGRPQDVLQTVSQLPLTLEQQAIVNELKSLVELLDRAKPDSPVILDLSLVQSFDYYTGIVFEAVVNTPQGRQVVGKGGRYDNLLGVFDPKGRSYPGIGFMLNVETLHQALTGTGCLPEMIPPSDWLVVPKTPQAAIAAFQYAETIREAEALVRVELYLEPEDDVEVIRQRARDRNISRIAWITDTHPPEIEAVN, from the coding sequence ATGAGTTATCAGCCACCGTCCGGAACCCGCGATTTATTGCCGCTCGATGTCGCCCAAAAGTACTGGATTGAGGCGCGCCTAGAGGCGATGTTTCAACGTTGGGGATATCACCGCATCATTACCTCGACGGTGGAAAGCCTGGATACGCTGATGGCCGGGGGCGCGATCGCCCAGTCGTCGGTGGTTCAACTCCAGGGGGATGGACCGGAGCGGCTTGGCTTACGACCCGAACTCACGGCATCGATCGCCCGAGCGGCCGTGACCCGCATGGCGCAAGTGACCTATCCCCAGCGGCTCTATTACACCGCCAATGTGTTTAGCCGTGCGCCCAAAGGATCGCAGGCCGGACAGCGAGAGTATTACCAAGCCGGGGTCGAACTGCTGGGCACCAGCGGCACCCTAGCCGATGCGGAAACCCTGCGGCTGCTCCTGAGCTGTATCAAAAACTTGCAGCTCACCGACTGGCAATTAATTTTGGGGAATGCGGATCTGACCCGATCTCTACTCCAGGCATTTCCGGAAAGGCTGCGGGACACAGTGCGAGGGGCGATCGCCCAACTCGACCGCATCACCCTGGAAACCCTCGATTTGCCGGACGAACTGCGGCAGCGAGCGTTACAGCTGATGGATTTGCGAGGGCGTCCTCAAGACGTATTGCAAACCGTCAGCCAACTGCCCCTCACGCTCGAACAACAGGCGATCGTCAATGAACTCAAGTCTTTAGTTGAGCTGTTGGATCGCGCTAAGCCCGACTCGCCGGTCATTCTTGACCTGAGCCTGGTGCAGTCGTTTGATTACTACACGGGCATTGTCTTTGAGGCCGTCGTCAACACCCCCCAGGGCCGACAAGTCGTGGGCAAGGGGGGACGTTACGATAACCTGCTCGGTGTGTTTGATCCCAAAGGGCGCAGCTATCCCGGCATTGGCTTCATGCTCAATGTTGAAACGCTGCATCAAGCCCTAACCGGGACAGGCTGTTTGCCCGAAATGATTCCGCCCAGTGACTGGTTGGTGGTGCCTAAGACGCCCCAAGCCGCGATCGCGGCCTTTCAGTATGCTGAAACCATTCGCGAGGCCGAAGCGCTGGTGCGAGTCGAACTGTATTTGGAGCCTGAAGACGACGTTGAGGTGATTCGCCAGCGGGCCCGCGATCGCAATATCAGTCGCATCGCTTGGATTACGGACACTCACCCGCCGGAAATCGAAGCGGTAAACTAA
- a CDS encoding indolepyruvate ferredoxin oxidoreductase subunit alpha encodes MAHTIVTNVCEGVADCVDACPVACIHEGPSKNAKGTDWYWIDFSTCIDCGICLQVCPVEGAILPEEQPELQQTPA; translated from the coding sequence ATGGCTCATACAATTGTGACCAACGTTTGTGAAGGGGTAGCTGACTGCGTAGATGCCTGCCCAGTCGCTTGCATCCACGAAGGTCCCAGTAAAAACGCCAAAGGCACTGACTGGTATTGGATTGATTTTTCTACCTGTATTGACTGCGGGATTTGCCTACAGGTGTGCCCTGTTGAGGGCGCCATCCTGCCGGAAGAGCAGCCCGAGTTGCAACAAACCCCGGCTTAG
- a CDS encoding S8 family serine peptidase, which produces MTNRGGQFGPGLILQRGGEELLLSRVGDRFTTRLTAPTSLDELRSLITPLAVRPVAQGQLVEWQVNPERLEDALTAARQSARVQFASRVYRLVASPRTWIYLTDQITVQFAPTVMAAQRQAIVAPLGLAISQTLAGIPNTFVYRVTSQASENPLKIANRLMRLTEVLTAEPNVVMATAPQYRPTDPLFRQQWHLTSVVSALVKPNAHISAEAAWDLTRGTRSIVVAVCDDGFDLTHPDLQGLGKIVAPKDLKAQDAVPLPDGTTDNHGTACAGLAIGEENASGIVGVAPGCGLMPIRMTGFLDDTAIEDMFRWAVQQGAAVISCSWSPAAIKYPLSLRQRLALTQAATQGRDGKGCVIVFSAGNANRPVHGTVTERDWPRNAVRGRTEWLSGFAVHPDVITVSACTSLNGKSAYSNWGRDVAVAAPSNNGHPTVSLPETGSIKTGPPITTATPGRGMVTSDRTGTAGYDRDAYTNTFGGTSSACPEVAGVAALVLSANPSLTAREVKQILQQTADKITDTTPDPQLGTRYGTYDQQGHSQWFGYGRVNAYRAVREAKRRLWQGRTYTRMVEIKDEVTTPIPDNQPLGITRTQPVRTPGIVQDLIVHVTLQHDYLGDIEVSLQLPSGQALLLQGRTLGNQQQLDDHYTVQNTPILIEAIGSAATGEWGLRVSDRAPGHTGQLLSWHLTLAVQ; this is translated from the coding sequence ATGACAAATCGTGGCGGTCAATTTGGTCCTGGGCTCATTTTGCAGCGGGGCGGTGAAGAACTGTTGTTGAGTCGGGTGGGCGATCGCTTCACCACCCGACTAACGGCACCGACCTCGCTCGATGAATTGCGATCGCTCATCACCCCCCTGGCGGTACGTCCGGTTGCTCAGGGTCAACTGGTGGAATGGCAGGTCAACCCTGAGCGTTTAGAGGATGCGCTAACCGCCGCTCGCCAAAGTGCACGGGTGCAGTTCGCCAGTCGGGTTTATCGCTTAGTGGCGAGCCCGCGCACGTGGATTTATCTCACTGATCAGATCACCGTGCAGTTTGCCCCCACCGTCATGGCGGCGCAGCGTCAGGCGATCGTGGCTCCGTTGGGCTTGGCGATCTCGCAAACCCTGGCAGGCATTCCCAACACGTTTGTGTATCGGGTGACGTCACAGGCGAGTGAAAATCCCCTCAAAATTGCCAATCGCTTGATGCGGTTGACCGAAGTGCTCACGGCAGAACCGAACGTGGTGATGGCGACCGCGCCCCAATATCGCCCGACCGACCCGTTATTTCGACAGCAATGGCACCTGACATCCGTCGTCAGCGCCCTCGTCAAACCTAACGCCCATATTTCCGCCGAAGCGGCGTGGGATCTGACCCGAGGCACGCGCTCTATTGTGGTAGCCGTCTGTGACGATGGCTTTGATCTCACCCATCCAGATTTACAAGGACTCGGCAAAATCGTCGCGCCCAAAGATCTCAAAGCGCAGGATGCCGTGCCTCTGCCGGATGGCACGACGGATAATCACGGTACCGCTTGCGCCGGACTCGCGATCGGTGAAGAGAATGCCAGTGGTATTGTCGGCGTTGCCCCCGGCTGTGGGTTGATGCCCATTCGCATGACGGGCTTTTTAGACGATACGGCGATCGAAGACATGTTTCGGTGGGCGGTGCAGCAGGGCGCTGCCGTCATTTCTTGCAGCTGGTCCCCCGCCGCGATCAAGTATCCCCTCTCGCTACGGCAACGCCTGGCACTGACTCAAGCCGCCACCCAAGGCCGTGATGGCAAAGGCTGCGTGATTGTGTTTTCAGCCGGGAATGCCAATCGTCCCGTGCATGGCACTGTGACCGAGCGGGACTGGCCACGCAATGCGGTGCGCGGTCGCACGGAATGGCTGAGCGGCTTTGCGGTGCATCCTGACGTAATTACCGTATCGGCTTGTACCAGCCTCAATGGCAAGTCGGCTTACAGCAATTGGGGCCGCGATGTGGCCGTGGCCGCCCCGAGCAATAATGGGCATCCCACCGTGTCGCTGCCGGAGACGGGCAGCATCAAAACGGGGCCACCCATTACGACGGCGACTCCCGGAAGGGGAATGGTGACGAGCGATCGCACGGGCACCGCCGGTTACGATCGCGACGCTTACACCAACACCTTTGGCGGCACTTCTAGTGCTTGCCCTGAGGTAGCTGGCGTGGCGGCACTGGTGCTGTCGGCAAATCCATCCCTGACGGCGCGAGAGGTAAAGCAAATTCTTCAACAAACGGCGGACAAAATTACTGACACCACCCCGGATCCCCAACTGGGCACTCGCTATGGCACCTACGACCAGCAAGGCCACTCCCAGTGGTTTGGTTATGGCCGGGTAAATGCCTATCGCGCCGTCAGGGAAGCGAAAAGACGACTATGGCAAGGTCGCACCTACACCCGCATGGTGGAGATTAAGGACGAGGTGACGACTCCAATTCCCGATAATCAGCCCCTTGGGATCACCCGCACACAGCCGGTACGCACCCCAGGCATAGTGCAAGATTTAATCGTCCACGTCACTCTTCAGCACGATTACTTAGGTGATATTGAGGTGTCTTTGCAGCTACCCAGCGGACAAGCGTTATTGCTGCAAGGCCGCACCCTGGGCAATCAGCAGCAACTCGACGATCACTACACGGTGCAAAATACCCCCATTCTGATCGAGGCTATCGGCAGTGCTGCTACCGGAGAATGGGGCCTCAGAGTGAGCGATCGCGCCCCCGGCCACACGGGACAACTCCTGAGTTGGCACCTCACCCTCGCTGTACAATAA
- a CDS encoding tetratricopeptide repeat protein, which translates to MAVPFTSDFRNLQRWLGGSLLAVGLLSGMGSTVLAQESEVRRIDSVSTSDFSVPHADSLVAEGTAAIATQDYTEAISKLDEARELYNQLSLFYQELAQMFFGVDTRQNRSNRDLAIEAAQKRDETTYQLALIYRSQGQPEEAIPLLMEVLRSQQPTRDLGEQAYQQLFEMGFVEAPYEFN; encoded by the coding sequence ATGGCTGTTCCTTTCACTTCCGATTTTCGTAATTTGCAGCGTTGGCTTGGCGGCAGCTTGTTAGCTGTCGGCCTCCTCAGCGGCATGGGCTCAACAGTGCTAGCGCAAGAGTCGGAAGTGCGACGCATTGACTCCGTATCCACCAGCGACTTTAGCGTGCCCCATGCAGACAGCCTGGTGGCCGAGGGGACAGCCGCGATCGCGACACAAGACTACACGGAAGCGATCAGCAAACTAGACGAAGCTCGCGAACTCTACAACCAGCTCTCCCTCTTTTATCAAGAGCTCGCGCAAATGTTCTTTGGGGTCGATACCCGGCAAAACCGCAGCAACCGTGACCTCGCGATCGAAGCTGCCCAAAAGCGAGACGAAACCACCTATCAACTCGCCCTCATCTATCGCAGCCAAGGTCAACCCGAAGAAGCCATTCCCCTATTGATGGAAGTATTGCGGAGTCAGCAACCCACGCGGGATTTGGGCGAACAGGCATACCAACAACTGTTTGAAATGGGATTTGTCGAAGCCCCCTACGAATTTAATTAA
- a CDS encoding BolA family protein, with protein sequence MVTADQVISMIQTDMPDAEVQVNDLTGGGDHLEVTVVSEAFAGRSLVQQHQLVYKAVQSAMSSEAIHALALKTYTPETWSKVSQSA encoded by the coding sequence ATGGTCACAGCCGATCAAGTCATATCAATGATTCAAACCGACATGCCCGATGCCGAAGTGCAGGTTAACGACCTGACCGGCGGAGGCGACCACTTGGAAGTCACTGTGGTATCAGAAGCGTTCGCCGGGCGCAGTTTAGTACAGCAACATCAGTTAGTGTACAAAGCTGTGCAATCAGCGATGTCTAGCGAGGCAATTCACGCCCTCGCACTGAAGACCTACACGCCAGAAACTTGGTCAAAAGTTAGCCAGAGCGCTTAA
- the grxD gene encoding Grx4 family monothiol glutaredoxin has protein sequence MAPEVQERIETLINDNKIMVFMKGNKLMPQCGFSNNVVQILNVLGVPFETFDVLSDYDVRQGIKEYSNWPTIPQVYLNGEFLGGSDILIELYQNGQLQETVEVALAS, from the coding sequence ATGGCTCCAGAGGTTCAAGAACGCATCGAAACACTCATCAATGACAACAAAATCATGGTGTTTATGAAGGGCAACAAGTTGATGCCCCAGTGCGGTTTTTCCAACAACGTAGTGCAGATTTTGAATGTTTTGGGCGTCCCATTTGAGACGTTTGATGTGCTTTCTGACTACGACGTGCGCCAGGGCATCAAAGAATATTCCAACTGGCCCACGATTCCCCAGGTTTACCTGAACGGTGAATTTCTCGGGGGCTCTGACATCTTGATTGAACTGTACCAGAACGGACAATTACAAGAGACCGTGGAAGTTGCACTGGCTTCATAA